The DNA sequence CATAAATGATTGTGTAAATATGTAACAATAACGAGAATATATTTGATCGAAGGACACATACAGCAGAAGTAAGTAGATTTGGTAGCTAATGGTGCACATGTTGAATTGCTGTTCTTTGTGCTCGTGTACCAATTATGGCCATATTATTATGGGTTGATGGCGGATGATGCATGTTATTTCAGATTGTCACCTAGCTAGCAAGGAGGCTAACGAAGCCTCCTAGCTTGCCTTTTAGTTTATTTAACGTTAGCTTGAACCACAGCTGGTATGTTAAATTAGCAACAATGCAGTATCTAACTCTTGACATGGTCATGTcatttacattgttattgattgcTTGCTAAATTAGTAACTAGTGAGACAGCTAGAGAGGCCTAGCCAACTAATATTAGCTAGTAAGTTAGCCAGCTGTCTAGCGTAGCTATGTGTCATATctcaatgtagctagctaatggcGCAGTtaacattagctaacgttagctacctagcttactagctagctattttCTCATTTCGATTTAATGAGTCAACGCTAGTTAGGCCGTGTAGCgagctagcttgctaacattaCATTTACCTTGCTAACTTACTAACGTTAACGTTACAATGTCAAACAGATGGCTAGCCAGCCAGGTCACTTGTCTCAAACTGACTCGTAACTAAACATTCGAGTGATCAGATGGGCAAAGGCATATCTTAGCTATCTATTTTCTCTCTAACCATACCCTCCTCGATTCCCTTTAGAGCTGCTGTATAGTACCATGGGTGGCCATGATGATGATGACGTATCTTATCATGTAGCCAACAACCAACATCAAGATGAAGTGCTGAAAAACAAATTGAATGACAGCGGCCTTTGGAGTGACCAAGAATCCACAGACGGCAACAATGCTAAGTGGGTCAAGGAGGGCAAGAACCAACTGAGGAAAGTAGCCGAGAAACATCAGGACCAGGACCAGAATGGGAACCAGGAGGACTTCTCTCCTCATAACACCAAcgaggagaaggaggagcagcAGAGGAACGAGGAGCAGACCAAATCTCCCAAGACCGCCAAGACCCTGGGCCTGAAGGAAGAAGAGCCCAATACCATCCCGAAAGAGCCACTACTCATCAACACCCTGGTGTCTGCAGAGGATAAAGATGATGAAGATGAAGAAGACGACAAAGAGAAGGAAGATTCATCTGAGGCAGATGAAGAGGCCGGCAGTCttatagaggaagagagggagtccGAGCAGAGGGATGCAGAGGCTGAAAGAGAGGGAAGTGGGGTGGCTAGAAATCCCTGTCTGCTGTTCTCTAATGTGAATGGAACACCAAGTGATGAAGAAACCAACTGGTCAGCACTGTCTCAGGAAAGCACTGTTGAAAGTTCTCCAAATGAAAACAAAGGTATGGGCGTGTTTGTTGAAATCAGCTGTGTGACTGTTTTGTTGGAACAACAATAATGATTATTGTCTAGTCTAACATAACAAGTGCTTCTCAGGTTGCAAGCAACGTTAAGACACCTCATTCTAACCCTCCCCTTCTCTCAACACAGAGTCCTTCTGGGACTCGGAGGCCTTTGAGGCGGACACAGACCTGCCCTCTGGGTGGATGCGGGTTCGAGACACTTCAGGTACCTATTATTGGCACATCCCTACTGGCACTACTCAGTGGGAGCCTCCCTCCCCTCTGGACAAGGTGGGAGACTCCATGATGTCCTCCAGTATGTCCCTGGAGACAACACCCTGTGAGGAAGAGCCAGAGGTGAGATCTAACCCATAGGCCTTAGGGATGATGTGtttattttgcaaatgtatacataaactgatatcacatttacataagtattcagaccttttactcagtactttgttgaagcacctttggcagcgattacagccttgagtcttgagTCTTGAGTATGCCGctccaagcttggcacacctgtatttggggagtttctcccattcatctctgcagatcctctcaagctctgtcaggttggatggggagagtcgctacacagctattttcaggtctctccagagatgttcgattgggtttaagtccgggctctggctgggccacgcaaggacattcagagacttgtccaggaAGCAactgctgcgttgtcttggttgtgtgcttagggttgttgtcctgtcggaaggtgaaccttcccccacagtctgaggtcctgagcactctgaagcaggttttcatcaaggatctctcagtactttactcagttcatctttccctcaatcctgactagtctctggtgctgaataacatccccacagcatgatgctgctaccatcatgcttcaccgtagggatgttgccaggtttcctccagatgtgatgcttggtattcaagccaaagagttcaatcttggtttcgtcagacaggagaatcttgtttctcatggtctgagggtcctttaggtgccttttggcaaactccaagtgggctgtgacgtgccttttactgaggagtggcttccgtctggccactctaccatgaagtggagtgctgcagagatggttgtccttctggaaggtatcccatctccacagaggaactctggagctctgtcagtgaccatcggtttcttcggtcacctccctgaccaaggcccttctccccctattgctaagttttgctgggcggccagctctagaaagattcttggtggttccagactttttctgttttaagaatgatggaggccactgtgcttttggggactttcaatgctgcagacattttttggtacccttccccagatctgtgcctcgtcacaatcctgtctcggagctatatggacaattccttcaacctcatggcttggtttttgctctgacatgcactgtcaactgtaggaccttatattgtcaggtgtgtgcctttccaaatcatgtcaaatcaattgaatttaccacaggtggactccaatcaagttgtagaaacatctcaaggatgatcgatgAAAACAGGATagatctgagctcaatttcgagtatcatagcgaagggcctgaatacttatgtaaataaggtatttctgttttctattttgtataaattagctaaaatgtcttatggggtattgtgtgtagatcgataaagaaacatttaatcaattttagaataaggctgtaacgtaacaaaatgtggaaaagtggaGGGGTCTAAATCCTTTCCGAATGTATTGTATATGTTCTGAGAAGACTTGATCTATGCTCTCCCAATTAAGACTATTTGGAGAAAAATGTCATGTTTTTGTCTGACTACTAGGAAACATGGGGGGACCTCTCTAACCCAGATGAAGGGACTAGTGATGGAGAGCTGTGGAAGGTAAGGGACAGCATGAATATTAATAAATACGAATGAGAATCAGGACATGGCCAAGACCTCACATTCAGGATGTCCTTTAACACTGACAACACAGTAAAAAGAGAATAATTATTTTCATGTGTATGGAAAGTGTTTTTTATGTCTCCGATTATTCATTGGAAAACATCATTTGAAACATCCTCAATGTAAACCCTCCCAACAGATAAATCATTGTTATGTGGGAAATAGTAGACATGGAAGCAAAAGCACTTGACATTTCATCGCTTCAATTGTCAATATTTCAGTTTTAGAAACAGAGTTTAGAAAGCAGCACATTAGGATTTTGATCAACTTGGTGTTGATGAATTGACTaattcattgtcttcttggtgATTGCAGGAGGGAGAGGTGGCATCTGACCAGAGCCTGAAGGAGTTTGAAGGGGCAACCCTGCGCTATGCATCCATCAACCTTAAGTAAGTCATGTGCTAGTGCGTTATGTGATAAGCCATCTCATTCTCAGCCAAAACACTTTtaaaccctcctctctctcttgttatTTCTCAAATGATAATGGACTGATAACTGTCTTATAGCTGTTCCCAATACGAGGAAGAGGAGAAACTTGATCCCCATGGCACTGACCTGGAGGCTAAGGTAAATTTGAAAATCACATTTACTCTCACTAAAACGTTGAGGCAGGAAGACTAGTCATCTGTCTGTCCCTTCCCTGTTAACGTACAACTACTCTTCCCTTTCCTAATTGGACTGCGTTTGTcggtttatctctctccctctctctggcccgTCCTGTGTTCTCTCCGGCCTCTATTTGCTATGGCAGTATTTTGCTGTGCGCTCTCTGGGCTGGGTGGAGATGTCTGAAGAGGACATGGCACCGGGAAAGAGCAGCGTGGCTGTCAACAACTGCATTAGACAGCTGTCCTACCATAAACACAACCTCCACGACACTGCTGGCATCTGGGGAGAGGTGAGTCTGAGGAGCAGGGCCACAGGAAGGGACTGTCTGGGGGAAGAGCCTAGTGATGGGGTTGATGTTTGGGCGAAGACCCTCTGTTTACCTTGCtttgtctttttttttacccAGCAACTGAAGCAATTACCTCTCACATTGACTGCTATTCCCTGCAACTGCTCTGTGTTGAATAATGTTGAATATCAGAATAATTATAATCGTCCTTATGGACCACTGCTTGGGAATGTCTCTTCATCTAAACCAGGATCAAGTCTAACAGTTGTTTGCTAGAGTATTATTAGTTGTAGCACAGATGGGCACATTGAAATGTCATTTGATAGATTGCCATGTCATTCAATTTGCTGTGCATGGTGGTGCTTCAGGAGGATCGTGATATGTTGTGTTACCAGGGTAAGGACATGCTGATGGTCCTGCAGAATGACACTATGAATCTGATCGACCCACTGGGACAGACTCTGCTGCACTCGCAGCCCATCGCCAGCATCCGCGTGTGGGGCGTGGGCCGAGACAATGGCAGGTCAGTGTCCATCAGAACAACCAGACGCTGTTTGGCACCACATCTGCACTACTGTGGCAGTCAGTTAAGTGGTGTAGCTACTTTTACAGGAACAGAAAATGCTGTTTTAACTCTTTAGAAATTGTACTATTTTATATAGTTTTTATTTAGTGCTTTTTGTTAGTTAATTGTCTATCTAGTCTCAGCAGTCACCTTACTATTACTTCATGACCATCCACACCTAATTAAGATGGCACTGGGAACTACACAATAGCTGGTCATTTGTTCCATTTTCTTAAAGGTTcagaaataaaaatgtgattcacatttaaaaaaCTTTTTTCTACACATTTTCAAACGGTCCATTTctattttccaacagggctatacatttggatgattttttatttttttgcctgaGTTGCCTCATTTCactgtaaaaatgtttttaaccATCTAGTGTTGAGCgaaataacacaatgtcaaatacaagcagcctagtcaaataattcaCATCCATTCACATTAACTGTTAAATCTCTCGCAGGATTTCCACTAATGgtctgtatgtagccaaacgtagctgctgctcatgttggtatctgtactgatggtgcaaaagccatgacagggagacatagtggagtggtaatgtgcttgcaagcagttgctcccgacaccacttgggtaccatgcaaatcaaattttatttgtcacatacacatggttagcagatgttaatgtgagtgtagcgaaatgcttgtgcttctagttgcgacaatgcagtaatatccaacgagtaatctaacctaacaatttcacaacaactaccttatacacacaagtgtaaaggaatgaataagaatatgtacataaaaaaaaaaatatgattgagtgatggtatagagtggatggtatagagtatagtatatacatatgagatgagttatGTAGGGTatttaaacatataaaagtggcgttgttaaagtggctagtgatacatttattacatccatttttccattattaaagtggctggagttgagtcagtaaaagtcgcagcagccactcaatgttagtggtggctgtttaacagtctgatggccttgagatagaagctgtttttcagtctctcggtcccagctttgatgcacctgtactgacctcgccttctggatgatagcggggtgaacaggcagtggctcgggtggttgttgtccttgatgatctttatggccttcctgtgacatcgggaggtgtaggtgtcctggaaggcaggtagtttgcccccggtgatgcgttgtgcagacctcactaccctctggagagccttacggttgtgggcgtagcagttgccgtaccaggcggtgataaagCCCGacatgatgctctcgattgtgcatctgtagaagtttgtcctgctgcgccttcttcaccacgctgtttgtgtggttggaccatttcagtttgtctgtgatgtgtacgccgaggaacttaaaacgttctaccctctccacgactgtcccgtcaatgtggataggggggtgctcgctctgctgtttcctgaagtccacgatcatctcctttgttttgttgacgttgagtgtgaggttattttcctgacaccacactccgagggccctcacctcctccctgtaggccgtctcgtcgaggttcttgctgccaagggaatgcctgacaccacactccgagggccctcacctcctccctgtaggccgtctcgtcgaggttcttgctgccaagggaatgcctgacaccacactccgagggccctcacctcctccctgtaggccgtctcgtcgaggttcttgctgccaagggaatgcctgacaccacactccgagggccctcacctcctccctgtaggccgtctcgtcgagaggttcttgctgccaagggaatgcctgacggcttgaaagacgttttggacactacagtgaaaatggttaactttgttaaaacaaggcccctgaactcttgtgtattttctgcattatgcaatgatatggacagcgaccatgtaacgcctttacaacatacagaagtgtgctggttatcaaggggcaaagaacagttttttttaattgagagacgagcttaaagttgtctttactgaccataattttcacttgtctgaccggttgcatgatgatgagtttctcacacgactggcctatctgggtgatgttttttcccacctgaatgatctgaatctaggattacagggactctccacaactatattcaatgtgagggacaaaattgaggctttGATTAAGAAGttgaagctcttctctgtctgcattaacaaggacagcacacaggtctttccatcattatttgcacacaaaaaatcatatgaactcaagcttatggacaatgtcaaatgtgatatagcgaagcacctgagtgaacTGGGTGTgcaattatgcaggtactttcccgaaacggacgacacaaacaactggattcgttatccctctcatgccctgcctccagtccacttaccgatatctgaacaagagagcctcattgaaacaagcggttctgtgacaATTGAAttgaatcagaagccactgccagatttctggatagggctgtactcagagtatcctgcctttgAAAATCGCGCCGTTAAggcactgatgccctttgcaaccacgtacctatgtgagagtggattctcgatcctcactagcatgaaaactaaatacaggctgTGTGTGGGAAATTATTTTTAAGACTGAGACTATCtgcaatacaacccaacattgcagagttatgagcatcctttcaagcacacccttctcattaacctgtggtgagttattcacaatttttgatgaacaaataaggttttatatgtaagatggctaaataaagagcaaaatgattgattattattttgtttgtgccctggtcctataagagctctttgtcacttcccacggtccaggttgtgacaaactcacactcattatTATGTTTActaaatgtagtgtgtgtgtgtggcaggctttcaatgatgtaaaaaaacaacatttgagagtgcgctgaccctggtgctagagggggtacacagctggaggttgaatgtttgaaggggtacgggactataaaacgtttgggaaccactggtgtagagaatcattgtaccatctaaacctcagtgaaatatatttttcataaCTAAAAGTATTgtgttttcagctgtttgaaataggcgtacaaaaccgaaagtaaaagatgaaAAAACGAagcacgggaagcatagaaatggaGAAAATACAATATACTTGCTTTCAATCCGAATGAGATGTATAACTCTTTTCTATGTTAATTTGGTCGAATCTACCAAATAAGTTACATATTGCAACTTTAGGTATTACTAAAACATATTCGTTTTCATGCCTTAGGGTCGAGTTTTCCCATCCTAGACCTCTGAATGTGGGTCTGTTTTCCACTTATTTGCCCATTTTAAAAACTGAGTCATTTAAGGCTGCATGTACACAGACAGCCCAGTTCTGATCTTTTTTCATCTAATTGGTCATCAGATCTTTTTAGAGCTGAACTGATTAGTAAAAAGACCAATTAGTTGAAAACAGGTCTGAATTGCGCTGCTTTTGTAAATGCAGCCTATGAGTCCAATGGCATGCTCAAATACTGCAACCCTGAGACACCACTGCCCTCTGGTGGGTTGTCCATCGtattgcaattacatttactttcaaGGCATTGGCATTCACTTAATATCAGATTTCCATTTTCGACTAGTGTTTTTGTAATAACTGTGATTTAACTgttcattatttattttcatgCTGCATTTTGCTGCCCTATACAGGGAAAGGTATTGTACACATTTCTCTTTGGTCTTTATGCTCTCATGTCCCATGGTGTTTTTCCTACATATAGTTTAATTGATTGTATTGTCATATCTAACATGATTCATTGCAATAATTTTTGTGTTTTCAGTTTTTCTTGTCTGTTGCTATCATTCAATTTAGAGAAATGCATTTGGTTCATGTACCAGTATATAAATGGTGTACTTTTCTGTATTTGTTACAACAGAGACTTTGCTTATGTTGCGCGAGACAACCTGACCCAGGTACTCAAGTGTCACGTGTTCCGCTGTGACTCACCTGCCAAGAACATCGCCACCAGTCTGCATGAGATGTGTTCCAGGGTGATTCTTCTATGTCTCCTATGTCACATACACTACtggtccaaagttttagaacagctactcattcaagggtttttctatatttttactgttttctacattgtagaataatagtgaagacatcaaaactatgaaataacacatggaatcatgtaataac is a window from the Oncorhynchus mykiss isolate Arlee chromosome 24, USDA_OmykA_1.1, whole genome shotgun sequence genome containing:
- the LOC110503161 gene encoding amyloid-beta A4 precursor protein-binding family B member 1 isoform X2; protein product: MGGHDDDDVSYHVANNQHQDEVLKNKLNDSGLWSDQESTDGNNAKWVKEGKNQLRKVAEKHQDQDQNGNQEDFSPHNTNEEKEEQQRNEEQTKSPKTAKTLGLKEEEPNTIPKEPLLINTLVSAEDKDDEDEEDDKEKEDSSEADEEAGSLIEEERESEQRDAEAEREGSGVARNPCLLFSNVNGTPSDEETNWSALSQESTVESSPNENKESFWDSEAFEADTDLPSGWMRVRDTSGTYYWHIPTGTTQWEPPSPLDKVGDSMMSSSMSLETTPCEEEPEETWGDLSNPDEGTSDGELWKEGEVASDQSLKEFEGATLRYASINLNCSQYEEEEKLDPHGTDLEAKYFAVRSLGWVEMSEEDMAPGKSSVAVNNCIRQLSYHKHNLHDTAGIWGEGKDMLMVLQNDTMNLIDPLGQTLLHSQPIASIRVWGVGRDNGRDFAYVARDNLTQVLKCHVFRCDSPAKNIATSLHEMCSRIMTERKLSKPFLSRYNYDQCKPMEIPAQEFPVPKNENFQRFLVYYLGNVPVSKPVGKGRMGVDTINDALASAMNSTRKQDWTPVSVNVAPATLTILTRETEEVMSECRVRFLSFMGVGKDVHTFAFIMAEGPGDFICHMFWCEPNAASLSEAVQAACMLRYQKCLDARPPSLGSCLPTPPADSVARRVKIGVQSLLGSFKQYRSGSQSP
- the LOC110503161 gene encoding amyloid-beta A4 precursor protein-binding family B member 1 isoform X3, coding for MGGHDDDDVSYHVANNQHQDEVLKNKLNDSGLWSDQESTDGNNAKWVKEGKNQLRKVAEKHQDQDQNGNQEDFSPHNTNEEKEEQQRNEEQTKSPKTAKTLGLKEEEPNTIPKEPLLINTLVSAEDKDDEDEEDDKEKEDSSEADEEAGSLIEEERESEQRDAEAEREGSGVARNPCLLFSNVNGTPSDEETNWSALSQESTVESSPNENKESFWDSEAFEADTDLPSGWMRVRDTSGTYYWHIPTGTTQWEPPSPLDKVGDSMMSSSMSLETTPCEEEPEETWGDLSNPDEGTSDGELWKEGEVASDQSLKEFEGATLRYASINLNCSQYEEEEKLDPHGTDLEAKYFAVRSLGWVEMSEEDMAPGKSSVAVNNCIRQLSYHKHNLHDTAGIWGEGKDMLMVLQNDTMNLIDPLGQTLLHSQPIASIRVWGVGRDNGRERDFAYVARDNLTQVLKCHVFRCDSPAKNIATSLHEMCSRIMTERKLSKPFLSRYNYDQCKPMEIPAQEFPVPKNENFQRFLVYYLGNVPVSKPVGVDTINDALASAMNSTRKQDWTPVSVNVAPATLTILTRETEEVMSECRVRFLSFMGVGKDVHTFAFIMAEGPGDFICHMFWCEPNAASLSEAVQAACMLRYQKCLDARPPSLGSCLPTPPADSVARRVKIGVQSLLGSFKQYRSGSQSP
- the LOC110503161 gene encoding amyloid-beta A4 precursor protein-binding family B member 1 isoform X1, with the translated sequence MGGHDDDDVSYHVANNQHQDEVLKNKLNDSGLWSDQESTDGNNAKWVKEGKNQLRKVAEKHQDQDQNGNQEDFSPHNTNEEKEEQQRNEEQTKSPKTAKTLGLKEEEPNTIPKEPLLINTLVSAEDKDDEDEEDDKEKEDSSEADEEAGSLIEEERESEQRDAEAEREGSGVARNPCLLFSNVNGTPSDEETNWSALSQESTVESSPNENKESFWDSEAFEADTDLPSGWMRVRDTSGTYYWHIPTGTTQWEPPSPLDKVGDSMMSSSMSLETTPCEEEPEETWGDLSNPDEGTSDGELWKEGEVASDQSLKEFEGATLRYASINLNCSQYEEEEKLDPHGTDLEAKYFAVRSLGWVEMSEEDMAPGKSSVAVNNCIRQLSYHKHNLHDTAGIWGEGKDMLMVLQNDTMNLIDPLGQTLLHSQPIASIRVWGVGRDNGRERDFAYVARDNLTQVLKCHVFRCDSPAKNIATSLHEMCSRIMTERKLSKPFLSRYNYDQCKPMEIPAQEFPVPKNENFQRFLVYYLGNVPVSKPVGKGRMGVDTINDALASAMNSTRKQDWTPVSVNVAPATLTILTRETEEVMSECRVRFLSFMGVGKDVHTFAFIMAEGPGDFICHMFWCEPNAASLSEAVQAACMLRYQKCLDARPPSLGSCLPTPPADSVARRVKIGVQSLLGSFKQYRSGSQSP
- the LOC110503161 gene encoding amyloid-beta A4 precursor protein-binding family B member 1 isoform X4, producing MGGHDDDDVSYHVANNQHQDEVLKNKLNDSGLWSDQESTDGNNAKWVKEGKNQLRKVAEKHQDQDQNGNQEDFSPHNTNEEKEEQQRNEEQTKSPKTAKTLGLKEEEPNTIPKEPLLINTLVSAEDKDDEDEEDDKEKEDSSEADEEAGSLIEEERESEQRDAEAEREGSGVARNPCLLFSNVNGTPSDEETNWSALSQESTVESSPNENKESFWDSEAFEADTDLPSGWMRVRDTSGTYYWHIPTGTTQWEPPSPLDKVGDSMMSSSMSLETTPCEEEPEETWGDLSNPDEGTSDGELWKEGEVASDQSLKEFEGATLRYASINLNCSQYEEEEKLDPHGTDLEAKYFAVRSLGWVEMSEEDMAPGKSSVAVNNCIRQLSYHKHNLHDTAGIWGEGKDMLMVLQNDTMNLIDPLGQTLLHSQPIASIRVWGVGRDNGRDFAYVARDNLTQVLKCHVFRCDSPAKNIATSLHEMCSRIMTERKLSKPFLSRYNYDQCKPMEIPAQEFPVPKNENFQRFLVYYLGNVPVSKPVGVDTINDALASAMNSTRKQDWTPVSVNVAPATLTILTRETEEVMSECRVRFLSFMGVGKDVHTFAFIMAEGPGDFICHMFWCEPNAASLSEAVQAACMLRYQKCLDARPPSLGSCLPTPPADSVARRVKIGVQSLLGSFKQYRSGSQSP